The sequence below is a genomic window from Anaerolineales bacterium.
ATGACCACCTCCAAGCGATCCACCCGATGGACTGTGGCCGTCGTTGTCGTGGCGGTCCTGGCTTGCCTGTTGCTGGGGCTATTCTTCGGGCCGCGCTACTTCCAACGAGGACAAGACTACCTGGGGCGGCCGCTCGTCCTGATCCATAGCCCGGCGAATGGTGAGCGTCTGCCCTTCGGGCAGAATGTCCCCGCCATCGCCCTGGCGCGCTCCGGCGCCGGTATCACCCGGATGGAGCTGTGGGCCGAGGGGAAGATCATCGCGTCGCAGGAGGCTCCGGCCGGCGAGACGCTCTCGCCGATGACCCTCGCCGCCGCCTGGAATCCGACAACGCTCGGTCCGCATCGGGTCACCGTGCGCGCTTTCACCCCACGCGGCCTTGGCGGCTACGCCTCAGTCAATGTCGACGTGGTCGAAGGAGCGACAGCCATCGGGAGCCACACGGTCTCCGAAGGCGAGAGCCTCGAGGACATCGCCGTCGACTACGGCATCGAGCCGGACGAGCTGGCGGATCTAAATCCCGGCCTTCCCGCCGACGGACCTGCGACCGGCAGCGAGTTGATCGTGCCCTTGGGCGGCATCCCGTCTGACGCGCCTCCGCCATCCGGGGCATCGGGCCAGCCAGCGCCCGAGGCTCCGGATGAACCGGCACCCGAGGGGCAGCCTGGGGGAGGGGGAGAGTCGTCGCGTCTCGTCGGCCTGCGCCTGGAGGCCTTGGATCTGCGAGCCAACGCCGGCTATGAGTCGCTCCACTGCTACGCCGCGGTGGGCGGTCGCCCGCCGCGCTGGTTCCCCGATGCGGACGGAGACCCGGCAACGGATGAGTCCTTCGCTCCGCTGAGCGGGACACACTGGGACATTGGAGCGCACTTCTCCGGCAGTGAAGCGCCCTTGCTCTTGTGGCCAGGCGATGCGGACCTGCCGTTCGACATCACATGCGTCGGCGTGCGCGCCGGTGGGACCGATGCCGTCGAGCTTGGCCACCTGGCGTTGGCTATTCCGCCGGCGGAGTGGGACGGCGAGCGCCGGCGGGCAAGCGCCGAAGGCGAGGGCGGCTTCGACCTGGAATACCTCGTCGGCTTCGCAGATCTCGAGCCCAAGGGACTCGACTCGGGCATGGCGGCGCCCCAGAACCTGCGCTACGACGACCGGCGCCAGTCGCTGCGCTGGGACTACACCCCCAATTCGGAACCCGAGGCCGAACCTGAGATCGATGGCTTCCTGGCCTTCCTGAACGACAACCTGGTGTTCGAGGTGGCGGCGGATGAGCGTGAGAGCCGGCTGCCCGAAGAGTGGTTGGCTCCGCCGTGCGGGGAGGAGTACGTCTTCACCCTGCGCGCCTTCCACCGCCCCTACCCCGACGGAGCCTACTCCGACGCGTCCAACACGGTGACCCTCGCCGGCGGCGAACCGGGCACCGAGGCCTGCGAGCGCGAGTTCCTGGTGACCTTCCGGCGGCTGAACGTCTATGACATGGGCGACGACGGGGACGATGATCCTCGCGGCATGGGACCGATCAACGGCTTCGCCAGCGCCAACAGCTCCCTGCACTCCTTTGGCAACCCCCCGAGTGTCACCATCTTCAATGAGTCCAGCTTCAACCTGGACACCTTCTTCTGGGATGACTACTCCGAAGCCAACGTGTTCCTGGTCCCCCTGGCTGAGGGCGAGGACCTTCAACTCGGTTTCCACCTGGCTGACCACAACCGGCGCGGCTCGTACGATAACGCGATCTGCACCGGGGGGGAGACGCTTCCCGATGCCGATCTCCTGTCCGGACCTGTCGAAGGTAGCTTCGACGCGACTCGCAATTGGGAGGATGAGGTTCGCTGCCGTATCGAATACACCATCGAACCGGCGCCGGGCGGTCCGGTCGGTGTCGCCGGCGGCGGCTTGCTCTTGCCCTGGCTCGATCTGACCGATGTCACCCTCGACGAGGCCACCGGCGAGCTCCAACTCCATATCACCAACGCCGGGAACGCTGCCTGGGCCAACCACGACCTGGACGTCCGCGTCACCAACCGCGACGGCGAAGTGACCGGGACGCACACATGGCCGCTGTTCTACCTTGATCCCCTGGCGGAGGCTGTCCTGCAGGATCCGTCGCTGACGGCCGAATCGCCAGAGGCGGCCTGCGTGCACCTCGACTACAACGACCGGGTGCTGGAGTCGCTCGAGAACACCGGGGTGCTCTCTCACGGTCCGCGGTGTCCGTCCCTCCCGGATTTGATCATCGAAGAAGTGCAGTACGAGGGCGATGACTCACAGCTGCAGGTGACCGTGCGCAACGACGGTGACGGCGCGGTGGAAGACCGGGTGGTGTCAGTCGACCTGCTGCGCCCAGACGGCAGCCCGATCACCACGCCCCTGCGGCCGGCCGTGGCCCTGCTCGAGCACGCACAGTCGACAACGATCACCTGGCCTTCCATCGAGTCGCATCTTCGCGAGGCCATGCTGGAGGGCTACACTGTGCGCCTGAACGCTGAAGGCCAGTTGCCTGAAGAAGACCTGACGAACAACGACTACACGGTGCCCGCCGGGCTGCGGGTATGGTTGGACTACTACGGCAACCGTACCGCTGGGTACTTCGCGTTCTGCTGGTTTGGGGAGTGTGTACCCGTAACCCACCACTTTGTGGTTTCCCTGGCGGCCAGCGTTGTCGGTGGTTCCAGTTCCGTCCGCGTCGGGAGTTGGAGCGAGGATTTCGACTGGAAGCCGGAGTACCTGACCGCTGAGTACGTCACTTGGAACCGGGATTGGTCGACCCCCATGCTCACACTGGGCGGTGACGAGCAATTGCTGGTGGAAGGCTCGGCTTCTGTCCGCCAGGCAGGGAGAGCGACCCGACATGACCTGGGAAGTTTCGCCCTGCGGTACGACTTCCAGGATCCTTCCGAGGCGCAAGCCATGGAAAGACGCG
It includes:
- a CDS encoding LysM peptidoglycan-binding domain-containing protein, which codes for MTTSKRSTRWTVAVVVVAVLACLLLGLFFGPRYFQRGQDYLGRPLVLIHSPANGERLPFGQNVPAIALARSGAGITRMELWAEGKIIASQEAPAGETLSPMTLAAAWNPTTLGPHRVTVRAFTPRGLGGYASVNVDVVEGATAIGSHTVSEGESLEDIAVDYGIEPDELADLNPGLPADGPATGSELIVPLGGIPSDAPPPSGASGQPAPEAPDEPAPEGQPGGGGESSRLVGLRLEALDLRANAGYESLHCYAAVGGRPPRWFPDADGDPATDESFAPLSGTHWDIGAHFSGSEAPLLLWPGDADLPFDITCVGVRAGGTDAVELGHLALAIPPAEWDGERRRASAEGEGGFDLEYLVGFADLEPKGLDSGMAAPQNLRYDDRRQSLRWDYTPNSEPEAEPEIDGFLAFLNDNLVFEVAADERESRLPEEWLAPPCGEEYVFTLRAFHRPYPDGAYSDASNTVTLAGGEPGTEACEREFLVTFRRLNVYDMGDDGDDDPRGMGPINGFASANSSLHSFGNPPSVTIFNESSFNLDTFFWDDYSEANVFLVPLAEGEDLQLGFHLADHNRRGSYDNAICTGGETLPDADLLSGPVEGSFDATRNWEDEVRCRIEYTIEPAPGGPVGVAGGGLLLPWLDLTDVTLDEATGELQLHITNAGNAAWANHDLDVRVTNRDGEVTGTHTWPLFYLDPLAEAVLQDPSLTAESPEAACVHLDYNDRVLESLENTGVLSHGPRCPSLPDLIIEEVQYEGDDSQLQVTVRNDGDGAVEDRVVSVDLLRPDGSPITTPLRPAVALLEHAQSTTITWPSIESHLREAMLEGYTVRLNAEGQLPEEDLTNNDYTVPAGLRVWLDYYGNRTAGYFAFCWFGECVPVTHHFVVSLAASVVGGSSSVRVGSWSEDFDWKPEYLTAEYVTWNRDWSTPMLTLGGDEQLLVEGSASVRQAGRATRHDLGSFALRYDFQDPSEAQAMERRGACALTDGGGVHTPRIESNDVGDDVMPRWWSVSYCLGRDME